Within the Thermodesulfobacteriota bacterium genome, the region ATCATAATTGGCGAATTATACCTTTTGATTATTATAATGCCGACCCGACCAGGACCGCTAGGTACGTTAAGTTGCATCCCCATGTATATTTTCCGGATTATGAGTGGAGTATTTGGGTAGATGCCAATCTTTTAATCGTCGGGGACGTGGCCGATTTCATATCGAGAATGCCGCTTAATTGCCACATGGCCACATTCAAGCATCCATACCGGGATTGTATTTACGACGAGGCCTCTAAATGTATTGACCTGAAATTGGACAAGCCGGAAATTATCATGGCTCAGATTAATGGTTGTAAGTCAGAAAATTATCCCCATAACCTAGGATTGTCCGAAACCAACCTAATCGTCAGAAAGCATAACGAAGGGGATATCATTCAACTAATGAATGATTGGTGGAAGGAAATAGATAACGGCAGCAAAAGGGATCAGTTAAGCCTGAATTACGTTGCTTATAAAAACGATATAAGGCTTGGCTTTTTAGCCGAGGGCGGTATCAGCGTTAGAAATCATCCTTGCTTCAAGCTATTCAGACATAATTCTCCATCTAACGCCGGGACCAAAGCGCTGAGGAGGTCATTCAGGCGGAATAAGGAATTTGTCTTGGGAGCGGCGAACCGCATCTCGTTACTCAAAAAGACTGGAATGTTGAATGTCGACATTATAGTTTGCGTTCATGACCGTCTCGACCATGTAAAGAAGTGTTTATCATCCATCGATGGTTCAAGGCAAACAAGCCATCGGCTAATTATTGTTGATGACGGGTCGGATACTGCAACTCATGAGTTTCTGAGGAGTTTTGTCGCAAGGCATTCTAGGGACGTTCTTATTCACCACCAAAGTGCACTGGGTTACACCAAGGCCGCCAATTCCGGCCTAAGGGCTTCTACCGGTGATTATGTTATCTTGCTTAACAGCGATACAGTTGTAGCTTTTAATTGGATATCAAAATTACTACAGTGCGGCGAGAGCGCATCAGATATCGGAGTTATAGGTCCATTGTCCAATGCGGCAAGCTGGCAGTCGGTTCCGGAACGCTTTGACGAAAAGGGTGATTTCGCGGTGAATCAATTGCCCGCTGGTTTTAGTGTTAGCGATATGGATAAATTAATGGAATCTTATTCTACGATTTTTCCACGGGTGCCGTTGGTAAACGGATTTTGCCTTGCAATTAAACGCAAGGTTATAGATAAAATTGGGTATTTTGACGAAGAGAATTTTCCCGACGGGTACGGCGAAGAGAATGACTACTGCTTTCGGGCGACCGACGCTGGATTTGCATGTGCAATCGCTACCCATACTTATGTTTATCATGCCAAATCACAGAGTTATACCCATGAACGGCGGCGCATTTTAGGTAGACAGGGCGGTTTATCTTTCCGGCAAAAATACCCTTCCCATCGCATTGATAACGCAATCGAAACTATGCGATTCCAGCCAATCTTAGGGTATGTGCGTGAGGGGATTAAGCAGTCACTGGATAAGAGTCTTTACGGGAAGCTTTACCGCTAAGTTCCTGTTTGCTTGAAATTTGCAGCCATGAAAAGGTTAGCCGGCCGTGTTTATCAGACCCGGCTTGTTGCTCTTGTTGTCTTGGTTATGGCGGTGTTGAAAGCTATGTACACTTTTCCTCGGCCAAAAGAACTAAGTCCATCAAATATCGTACCGATCGGAAAAGGCTGGGCAAGTAACACCGTGAATACTGTTATTTTTAGACACCACGGTTTAGTTTCTAAGGACGGATTCCAGTTTGGAGCCTATTATGGAGCAGACGGTGAATTGTGGGTAGTTAGAAGGGAGCTTAAAACCGACCGGGTCGTGCTACACCAAATCCATGGCCCATTCAATACCACCGACGCCCACAACTCCATCAGCCTTGGCTTAGACAGGCTTGGTTTTCTTCATATAAGCTATGACCAACACGGAGATACGCTCAGGTATCGTCGTTCTTCAAGGCCTTTATCTATCGATGCCTGGAGTGAAGAACTTCCCATGACCGGGGTAAGAGAGGGTCAAGTTACCTATCCTTCTTTCTTAATGTCCAGGATAGGTGAAGGGTACGGCCCTTTACTATTTCTCTACCGCCTGGGAGTGAGCGGGGATGGCGATGCATGCCTAAAAGAATATGATGAGGCTAGAAGGTGCTGGGTCGACCGTAATCCCTGTATCCTTAAAGGCACGGGGCAGAGGCCATGGACCAGCAATCCTTACTGGAATCACCCCGCCTTCGACAAGTATGGGCGTTTACACCTGTCCTTCGTCTGGCGAACGCACGCCACCGGAAAAGATAGGATCGTTAGCAATATCAATATAGACTATGCCTTCTCGCCCGACCTGGGAAGGACATGGTTCACCTCGAGGGGCCGTCCCTTAAAGATGCCTATTACCCAGGTGAATTCCGAGACGGTGTTTGCGGTCTCTCCCGGGGCTAACCTCATCAACCAGGCCAGCAGCGCCGTGGACAGTAATGGCCGGCCACACATCGCCTTTTACTCCGATGACCCGGACGGGGTTCCCCAATATCAACACCTCTGGTTTGACGGTAAAAAGTGGCGACACAGTTACGTCAGCGAGAGGACAGAACCTTTTGTCCTCCGGGGCGGGGGAACGCTCCCCATCCCCATCAGCCGTCCGGAGGTGGTCATCGACGACGCTGATAATGTTTACATAGTATTCCGGGGAGACCTTACCGGCCAGCGCATGGCTGTAAAGAGGCTTTTAGCGCCGGACTACCAGCCGTACGGTGAAATGCGCATTCTGTGGGGGGATACGGTGGAGTTTGCCGAGCCGGTGATAGACCGGATACGCTGGCATTCCGACCGGGTCCTTTCCATGTTGATTCAGCGGAGTGGACAGCCGGCACATGATGGGGAAGCTCCAAAGCGCACAGAACCTATTTTTATCGTCGATTGGAACCTGGTGAATGGTTGGTAAATTGATAATGATGATATGCCGGTAATGTAAATAGTGTTTTGTCCGACCCAAATATAATTGTGGGTAGAGCTGTGCTTGTCGTCATATTCTAGATTTAATTTAAGGGGCGAAGCAAGCGGCCGAGCCAGCGGATGGGCGCGGTTATTCTCCAGCTCCAGCTATCCAGTATGTCCGGGGATACCCGGAGAAACCGTGGTGGGACTATTACGCCCTTGGGACGTTTGTAATTGCCGGATTTTGCCTCTTCCGTAACGTGTTTGAATAGGTCTATATACTTCTGCGCCACGTCTTCGATGTTGTATCCGCTGTTTTTAATTTTGCTATACGCTTGAAAAGACATCTGCCGACGTAAATTCAGGTCCTCTTTGAGTGTGGCTATACGCTCTGCAAACATATTAATGTCTCCCACCGGCACTTTGTATCCGTTAATACCATCCTCTATCAGGTCCGGTATCCCGCTATGTATGTCGGTAACCACCGGAACACAACCATGAGCCATGGCTTCGAGGAGAGAAACCGGTGTTCCCTCGAACTTCGAGGTCAATATGAAAACGTCGTTTTGTGAAAGTATTTCCGAAATCCGGTCGTTTGGTAATGCGCCCAAAAAATTGACAGCATTTTGCTTGTCAAGCTTCTTGCATTCGTCTAGTAGTTTTTTCTCATGAGGCCCATT harbors:
- a CDS encoding BNR repeat-containing protein — its product is MKRLAGRVYQTRLVALVVLVMAVLKAMYTFPRPKELSPSNIVPIGKGWASNTVNTVIFRHHGLVSKDGFQFGAYYGADGELWVVRRELKTDRVVLHQIHGPFNTTDAHNSISLGLDRLGFLHISYDQHGDTLRYRRSSRPLSIDAWSEELPMTGVREGQVTYPSFLMSRIGEGYGPLLFLYRLGVSGDGDACLKEYDEARRCWVDRNPCILKGTGQRPWTSNPYWNHPAFDKYGRLHLSFVWRTHATGKDRIVSNINIDYAFSPDLGRTWFTSRGRPLKMPITQVNSETVFAVSPGANLINQASSAVDSNGRPHIAFYSDDPDGVPQYQHLWFDGKKWRHSYVSERTEPFVLRGGGTLPIPISRPEVVIDDADNVYIVFRGDLTGQRMAVKRLLAPDYQPYGEMRILWGDTVEFAEPVIDRIRWHSDRVLSMLIQRSGQPAHDGEAPKRTEPIFIVDWNLVNGW
- a CDS encoding glycosyltransferase: MEKIKDIEIRELNEQISELKEQIKVLQQEKENYDDKIHTLELKLRKFEGKIRRLRKRNRKHEKTISEIRKSRSWQITRPLEIIAKYPVQLIHYLGHSLESKAGRKKSRKKIVVYSAISGDYDELKRSEYVSPGCDYVCFSDKRIGNHHNWRIIPFDYYNADPTRTARYVKLHPHVYFPDYEWSIWVDANLLIVGDVADFISRMPLNCHMATFKHPYRDCIYDEASKCIDLKLDKPEIIMAQINGCKSENYPHNLGLSETNLIVRKHNEGDIIQLMNDWWKEIDNGSKRDQLSLNYVAYKNDIRLGFLAEGGISVRNHPCFKLFRHNSPSNAGTKALRRSFRRNKEFVLGAANRISLLKKTGMLNVDIIVCVHDRLDHVKKCLSSIDGSRQTSHRLIIVDDGSDTATHEFLRSFVARHSRDVLIHHQSALGYTKAANSGLRASTGDYVILLNSDTVVAFNWISKLLQCGESASDIGVIGPLSNAASWQSVPERFDEKGDFAVNQLPAGFSVSDMDKLMESYSTIFPRVPLVNGFCLAIKRKVIDKIGYFDEENFPDGYGEENDYCFRATDAGFACAIATHTYVYHAKSQSYTHERRRILGRQGGLSFRQKYPSHRIDNAIETMRFQPILGYVREGIKQSLDKSLYGKLYR